In Bacteroidetes Order II. bacterium, the DNA window AAGAAGTCCAAGCCTTGCGAAAGGTATAAGCCTTACCCCATCATCCAGTGCTTAAAAGCTGTCGCTTTTTCTTGGCTGATCTGAAGTTCTGTCTGGAGTGGCGGCTTCAAGGAAACATGCAAGCCTTTGTAATTTGATTTGATTTTTCCGACGACCTCGATATGCACTAAATATTGCCGATTGGCGCGGTAAAATTGGGCAGGATTGAGCAAGCGCTCCACCTCATCCATTGTTTTATAATCCATCAAATAACGATTGTTTTTGCGTGTAACTACATAAATTACCTCTTCTTTTACAAAATACGCAATTTCATCCACCGAAAGCGGGATAAGCCCTTGCGCATAAGGTACAAGAAACCGCTCCTTGTAGCGAATGCGTTGCGTTTGCCAATCTTGAAGTAAATTCCGAATGGTTTGTTGTACATCAGGAACTTCTGTTGGCTGGCGATCCCGAAATTTTTGAATGGCAGCAGACAGTTCTTGTGGGTCAATGGGTTTTAATAAATAATCTAAACTATTGACTTTGAAGGCTTGTATGGCATATTCATCATACGCCGTTGTAAAAATGACGGGAATATGATTCGGGATTACATCAAATAATTCAAAGCTTAATCCGTCGGCAAGCTGGATATCCATAAAGAAAATATCGGGTAATACCGCATCTTTTTCCGCAAACCACTCGCGTGTTTCTTCGATGCTGGGTAGGACGGTCAATACCTGAATATCGGGATGATCGCGCAAGAAAGCACGTTTCAAGGCATTGGCTGCAAAAGGTTCATCTTCAATAATAATGGCGCGAATCATAAAAGGTTTGTCGTTTATAGGGTTGTAGTTTCGCTATTTGGCGTATTGTGATATTGATTAAACAAAGGAACATGAACGGTAAATCTGTTGTCTGTTTCAGTTATGCTGATTTTTTCGGAGGTGTAGTGGGCAAACTGCATTTGCAAGTTACTTAATCCTACGCTGGTCGAAAATACTGCCTTTTTTCTCTTTAACGTATTTTCTACCCGTAAAAAGTTTTCCTCAATCACGATTTTTAAGTACATCGGATAACGCTCGGAAACCGTGTTGTGTTTAATGGCATTTTCGACCAGAATCTGTAAGGTTAAAGGCACAATCCATTTATTTTCTACGGACGAAAGTTGCTCAATTTCCGAGAAAAATCCTTTTTGAAAACGAGTGCGCAATAATTCCAAATAATCCTCAATAAACTTGATTTCTACATTGAGTGTCACAATCGGCTCGTCATAATTCTGCACAATGTAACGATATGCCTTCGACATTTGTACCAAAAATTTCTGTGTATCTTCGGGGCTTTGATACACCAAATCGGTCGCGACTGCCAAACTATTGAACAAAAAATGTGGATTGAGTTTGTTTTTTAGCTGGGTAAATTGTACTTCGGCAATATCGCGTTCTTGAATGGCTTCTTCCTTTTCGATTCGCTCTGAATTGAGTACCAAGCGCGTCCAGTATTCCCAAAAATAAGTAGCAAAATAAACCACATTCAACATTAATAACAAGAGTATCCAGCCAATAATAATGGTATAAATAGAACCATTGATGCGGTATCCACGAGCAATGTATTCTAAAAAAGGCGTTACCACTGTAAATTGTACGATCCACAACACGATAGTAGAAATGAATATCTGTACAAACATTCTGATAAATGGTTTTTTATCTAAGGGTAAGT includes these proteins:
- a CDS encoding response regulator transcription factor → MIRAIIIEDEPFAANALKRAFLRDHPDIQVLTVLPSIEETREWFAEKDAVLPDIFFMDIQLADGLSFELFDVIPNHIPVIFTTAYDEYAIQAFKVNSLDYLLKPIDPQELSAAIQKFRDRQPTEVPDVQQTIRNLLQDWQTQRIRYKERFLVPYAQGLIPLSVDEIAYFVKEEVIYVVTRKNNRYLMDYKTMDEVERLLNPAQFYRANRQYLVHIEVVGKIKSNYKGLHVSLKPPLQTELQISQEKATAFKHWMMG
- a CDS encoding histidine kinase, whose protein sequence is MFVQIFISTIVLWIVQFTVVTPFLEYIARGYRINGSIYTIIIGWILLLLMLNVVYFATYFWEYWTRLVLNSERIEKEEAIQERDIAEVQFTQLKNKLNPHFLFNSLAVATDLVYQSPEDTQKFLVQMSKAYRYIVQNYDEPIVTLNVEIKFIEDYLELLRTRFQKGFFSEIEQLSSVENKWIVPLTLQILVENAIKHNTVSERYPMYLKIVIEENFLRVENTLKRKKAVFSTSVGLSNLQMQFAHYTSEKISITETDNRFTVHVPLFNQYHNTPNSETTTL